The following coding sequences are from one Malaciobacter pacificus window:
- the purN gene encoding phosphoribosylglycinamide formyltransferase, with translation MIKIGILASYNGSGFETLQKAINDKKIDAQIVVVITNNTNAKVLEKAEKYDIPNFIINDKRYPGQDIDDKITRLLLEFGCDYVFLSGYMKKIESKLIAAYHNKIINTHPALLPSSYGGKGMYGRNVHEAIIKNGEKKSGVTIHFVNEVYDDGEIILTKELELDDNETVDSLESKIKDLESLAIIEAFQKVLANH, from the coding sequence ATGATTAAAATAGGAATATTAGCTTCTTATAATGGAAGTGGATTTGAAACATTACAAAAAGCAATTAATGATAAAAAAATTGATGCTCAAATAGTTGTAGTGATTACTAATAATACAAATGCAAAAGTACTAGAAAAAGCTGAGAAATACGATATTCCAAACTTCATTATCAATGATAAAAGATATCCGGGTCAGGACATTGATGATAAAATTACTAGGTTACTTTTAGAGTTTGGTTGTGATTATGTATTTTTATCAGGATACATGAAAAAAATAGAATCAAAACTAATTGCAGCATATCATAATAAAATAATAAATACTCATCCTGCGCTTTTACCTTCATCTTATGGTGGTAAAGGAATGTATGGAAGAAATGTACATGAAGCTATTATAAAAAATGGTGAGAAAAAATCAGGTGTAACAATCCATTTTGTAAATGAAGTTTATGATGATGGAGAAATTATTCTTACAAAAGAGCTTGAGCTTGATGATAATGAAACAGTTGACTCTTTAGAATCAAAAATAAAAGACCTAGAAAGTTTAGCTATTATAGAAGCTTTTCAAAAGGTTTTAGCTAACCACTAG